One Sphaeramia orbicularis chromosome 21, fSphaOr1.1, whole genome shotgun sequence DNA window includes the following coding sequences:
- the LOC115412120 gene encoding anterior gradient protein 3-like, whose translation MMLRWLLFAVFFVFCAGAGEQKAKQTKNMSRGWGNSISWVKSYEEALSKMVKSNKPLMVIHHREECPYCQDLKKVFVAEKSIQTMAKEDFIMLNLVEETSDPNMAPDGYYVPRIIFVDPSKTVRADISGIHPENLYTYSPADIQSLVNNMKKAKSLIHTEL comes from the exons ATGATGCTTCGCTGGCTCCTGtttgctgttttctttgttttctgtgcTGGTGCCGGAGAACAAAAGGCAAAGCAAACCAAGAACATGTCCAGAG GATGGGGGAACAGCATCAGCTGGGTGAAGAGTTATGAAGAGGCACTGTCAAAGATGGTCAAGAG CAACAAACCTCTGATGGTGATCCATCACAGAGAGGAATGCCCCTACTGCCAAG ACCTGAAAAAGGTATTTGTTGCTGAAAAATCCATCCAGACAATGGCCAAAGAGGATTTCATCATGCTCAACTTGGTG GAGGAGACTTCAGACCCAAACATGGCACCTGATGGTTATTATGTTCCCAGAATCATCTTTGTTG ATCCATCTAAAACTGTTCGTGCAGATATTTCTGGGATTCATCCTGAAAACCTGTATACCTACAGCCCTGCTGACATCCAGTCCT TGGTCAACAACATGAAGAAAGCCAAAAGCCTGATCCATACAGAGCTCTGA